The following coding sequences lie in one Paenibacillus durus ATCC 35681 genomic window:
- a CDS encoding DUF5050 domain-containing protein produces MNSCYGFARKTLFTLLVFVLALTEVTVGRAKAEGVVAAPSDDAYVYYVSNGDLYRVRTDGSPAQKIRENFDGVKLKPAGNYLYYLYDATSTTLLRLSLTDDKAKISNFGGDKRILHYITEGDLIYYMDDKGGIYRASANAERSTDGTLIADMADTNFPRFTVVSGRVYYNALKNGRTWVASKAADGSGTVQWIASGAFPGDYFAHTYNNTLYLMVDTKPAETTYSLNSMVLYTLPAGGGNARAVNAKAPLDANSVLSGSWAGDYYLFNKGIRLDSNDDYDYSKGKGILMDRTGKFITLNQTGVYEIVNLGSNKFAYVDGKDKAYVSTIANGKVTSTKKLPLANVGYVRNLMNGGKVRSTVLFAESGAYVLNSNLTLTKMVGVEWDLCVYEDDIAGIFYINASDNGRLYRMSEDGKTTVKLSDDKVSRIVLISKN; encoded by the coding sequence ATGAACAGCTGCTATGGATTTGCCAGAAAGACCCTCTTTACCCTGCTTGTCTTCGTTTTGGCACTTACCGAAGTCACAGTGGGACGTGCAAAAGCTGAAGGAGTAGTAGCAGCTCCGTCTGATGATGCTTATGTGTATTATGTATCTAACGGGGATCTGTACCGGGTGCGAACCGATGGAAGCCCCGCGCAGAAAATTCGCGAAAATTTCGACGGAGTGAAGCTGAAGCCTGCGGGCAATTATTTGTACTATTTGTATGATGCCACATCCACGACATTGCTTCGCTTGTCACTAACAGATGACAAAGCCAAAATTTCTAATTTTGGCGGAGACAAAAGGATACTTCATTACATAACAGAGGGCGACCTTATTTATTACATGGATGACAAGGGTGGAATTTACCGCGCATCGGCCAACGCCGAGAGATCTACAGACGGTACCTTGATTGCCGATATGGCGGATACGAACTTCCCTCGATTTACGGTAGTGAGCGGCAGAGTTTATTATAATGCGCTGAAGAATGGGCGCACCTGGGTGGCTTCCAAAGCGGCAGACGGCAGCGGAACTGTTCAATGGATTGCCAGCGGAGCCTTTCCGGGTGATTATTTTGCGCATACATACAATAACACGCTTTACCTGATGGTGGATACTAAGCCTGCTGAAACCACGTATTCTTTGAACAGTATGGTGCTATACACGCTGCCAGCAGGCGGCGGTAATGCCAGAGCTGTTAATGCAAAAGCTCCTCTGGACGCGAATTCGGTATTGTCCGGCTCATGGGCAGGAGATTATTATTTGTTCAATAAAGGGATTCGTCTTGACTCTAACGATGATTATGACTATTCCAAAGGCAAAGGCATTCTCATGGATAGAACCGGCAAATTCATAACCTTGAATCAAACCGGCGTGTATGAAATAGTCAATCTGGGATCGAACAAATTCGCTTATGTGGATGGTAAAGATAAGGCTTATGTCAGCACGATTGCCAATGGGAAAGTAACGAGCACCAAGAAGCTTCCTTTAGCGAATGTCGGATATGTCCGTAATTTAATGAATGGTGGAAAAGTAAGATCGACCGTGCTGTTTGCCGAAAGCGGAGCGTATGTGCTCAATTCAAACTTAACGCTGACCAAGATGGTTGGCGTGGAATGGGATTTGTGCGTATATGAAGACGATATCGCTGGGATTTTCTATATAAATGCGAGTGATAACGGCCGTTTGTACCGGATGAGCGAGGACGGTAAGACGACTGTGAAGTTGTCCGATGATAAGGTATCCCGTATTGTGTTGATCTCCAAGAACTAA